The following are from one region of the Amycolatopsis sp. QT-25 genome:
- a CDS encoding immunity 7 family protein: MFEYHGWVTIQASPSGDDDAALLERIVERVHRAVRDFGDADLLDLRWAAGVPVLHLGGMDKHGTAIAPELVDLFTRVGDLAPGSYGLLHVWDDQDPEHDNEFRVYRMARGLVTERGDEHLSPVAPTVLDDYEI, translated from the coding sequence GTGTTCGAATACCACGGGTGGGTGACCATCCAAGCGAGCCCTTCCGGTGATGACGACGCGGCGCTGCTCGAGCGCATCGTCGAGCGGGTGCACCGCGCCGTCCGCGACTTCGGCGACGCCGATCTGCTCGACCTGCGCTGGGCAGCCGGGGTGCCGGTGCTGCATCTGGGCGGGATGGACAAGCACGGCACGGCCATCGCGCCCGAGCTGGTGGACCTGTTCACCCGCGTCGGCGACCTCGCCCCCGGCTCCTACGGCCTCCTGCACGTCTGGGACGACCAGGATCCCGAGCACGACAACGAATTCAGGGTGTACCGGATGGCCCGCGGCCTGGTCACCGAACGCGGCGACGAGCACCTGTCCCCGGTCGCGCCGACCGTGCTGGACGACTACGAGATCTGA
- a CDS encoding glycosyltransferase family 39 protein — protein sequence MNTWVLLGVAVAWLLVNFRWIVLYRDGQVFDIDEAGYFGMALNNHGAALRDGVTGWIEAVESPGIQAPLLPALTSLHFFATGTGTVAAFLVPLVAGVALILLTHAVADRVAGRPFAWIATVLIATAPGVLFEARAYHFALPAAVMTTAAVYCLIRSEGLSKPRFVVLFGIFVGLMPLSRTMAIAFVPALVLAALIQAVVPHDRKRRLKHLVLAALVAAGVAAIWLVPNGARVFGYLFGFGYGKQSVEFGQEAGVFNPAAWVARLRLLIFDHGLPHTLLLGAGLVAAIVVAVVKIRTGPAKDVLGSMVASALFPSALLVAEGGLAVLTSKNAGTAFFLPLVPSMAILALWGWYRVHRSLRRVLPFVVAAAGLLALVPMVDLRLPTARPWEVDLPVLGTSKITDGRGAPQLYADPDGNVAEPVSVETVREWRAASEWAADQVKQHDAVGGATAFGFRDRLFNTNTVQLEMLRKLGYGVALPQVNPTENGNTEPDYRSWLTSYQNSNGGDASKTCLLFTATGTVNEFEPKVDPPSMVSAAAASGFTPVATRPLPNGRLVTLWQRPQPTCMPS from the coding sequence GTGAACACATGGGTACTGCTCGGCGTGGCGGTCGCTTGGCTGCTCGTCAACTTCCGGTGGATCGTTCTGTATCGCGATGGCCAGGTGTTCGACATCGACGAGGCCGGCTATTTCGGCATGGCGTTGAACAACCACGGCGCGGCACTCCGGGACGGCGTCACCGGCTGGATCGAGGCCGTCGAGTCGCCGGGTATCCAAGCTCCACTGCTGCCCGCGTTGACTTCGTTGCACTTCTTCGCGACCGGGACGGGCACGGTGGCCGCGTTCCTCGTCCCGCTGGTGGCGGGGGTGGCGTTGATCCTGCTCACGCACGCCGTGGCCGACAGGGTGGCAGGCCGCCCGTTCGCCTGGATCGCCACGGTGCTGATCGCCACCGCTCCGGGTGTGCTCTTCGAGGCCCGCGCCTACCATTTCGCGCTGCCCGCGGCGGTCATGACGACGGCGGCCGTCTACTGCCTGATCCGTTCCGAAGGGCTGTCGAAACCGCGGTTCGTCGTGCTCTTCGGGATCTTCGTCGGGCTGATGCCGTTGTCGAGGACGATGGCCATCGCGTTCGTACCCGCGTTGGTGCTGGCCGCGTTGATTCAGGCGGTGGTACCGCATGATCGGAAGAGGCGGCTGAAACATCTCGTCCTCGCGGCGCTCGTGGCCGCCGGCGTCGCGGCGATCTGGCTGGTGCCCAACGGTGCCCGGGTCTTCGGGTACCTGTTCGGTTTCGGCTACGGGAAGCAATCGGTGGAGTTCGGTCAGGAAGCGGGGGTGTTCAACCCCGCGGCCTGGGTCGCGCGGCTCCGGCTGCTGATCTTCGACCACGGGCTGCCGCACACGCTGCTGCTGGGTGCCGGGCTCGTCGCCGCGATCGTCGTGGCCGTCGTCAAGATCCGGACCGGTCCGGCGAAGGACGTCCTCGGCTCGATGGTGGCATCGGCGCTGTTCCCGTCGGCGCTGCTCGTCGCGGAAGGCGGACTGGCGGTGCTGACGTCGAAGAACGCGGGGACCGCCTTCTTCCTCCCGTTGGTCCCGTCCATGGCGATCCTGGCGCTTTGGGGGTGGTATCGGGTGCACCGTTCGCTTCGGCGGGTTCTGCCGTTCGTGGTGGCGGCGGCCGGGCTGCTGGCGCTGGTGCCGATGGTGGATCTGCGGCTGCCCACCGCTCGGCCCTGGGAAGTGGATCTGCCGGTGCTGGGCACGTCCAAGATCACCGACGGGCGCGGTGCTCCGCAGCTCTACGCCGACCCGGACGGCAATGTCGCCGAGCCGGTGAGTGTGGAGACTGTGCGGGAGTGGCGGGCCGCTTCGGAATGGGCCGCCGATCAGGTGAAGCAACACGACGCGGTGGGCGGGGCGACGGCGTTCGGGTTCCGTGACCGGCTCTTCAACACCAACACCGTGCAACTGGAGATGTTGCGGAAGCTCGGCTACGGGGTGGCGTTGCCGCAGGTCAATCCGACGGAGAACGGGAACACCGAACCGGACTACCGCAGCTGGCTGACGTCCTACCAGAACAGCAACGGCGGGGACGCGAGCAAGACGTGCCTGCTGTTCACGGCGACGGGAACGGTCAACGAATTCGAGCCGAAGGTGGATCCGCCGTCCATGGTGTCCGCCGCGGCGGCCTCGGGGTTCACCCCGGTCGCGACCCGGCCCTTACCGAACGGTCGGCTGGTGACCTTGTGGCAACGCCCGCAGCCCACCTGCATGCCCTCTTGA
- a CDS encoding sigma-70 family RNA polymerase sigma factor: MTEQGTVPLQAASESDEQALLQRLRNGEDAAFGELFERHAAAVRRLARSLASDRSEAEDITAETFFRVLQALRRGAGPRDYVRAYLLTVARRVSWEWHGARRDVPVSDDELSFRAGAGADTNARTAEHSLITTAFTSLPERWRSVLWQTEVEGEQPAMVAPHFGLSANATAALARRARQGLRAAYLQAHLSVSRGPDSCRSVVEKLGGFTAGSVTGAEARRIKTHLIGCQSCRATHDELRDVCSSLRAHAGVVALLVPATAGAHASGALSGLAASVKGILLGSKVKVGLAVASTAAAGAVGIVAGPAVFGTDVTHTLGLSGGGLPELALLPAQVAPPVQGEPVEIPPQRIAETRLHGKGVQPVKAALDPNGRNVELGVADLPGLPGVGTSRKEFGGGHAEIVRPPAEQTPSQEETGPRNEVPETGSNQTTSKRDDVPPGESLKPPEESLSPTTTTPRDLTEPPDPDAPEPNAPAPDVPEPNAPESTDPEESSSPTTGTPGSAVETPSEDEPNPVKPTSQYPEPGVDHPTCP, from the coding sequence ATGACCGAGCAGGGCACGGTGCCGCTTCAGGCGGCCTCGGAATCCGACGAGCAGGCATTGCTCCAGCGTCTCCGTAACGGCGAGGACGCCGCCTTCGGGGAGCTGTTCGAACGTCATGCCGCCGCGGTACGGCGGCTGGCCCGCAGTCTGGCCTCCGATCGGTCGGAGGCGGAGGACATCACCGCCGAGACCTTCTTCCGGGTGCTTCAGGCGTTGCGCCGGGGCGCCGGACCGCGGGACTACGTGCGGGCCTACCTGCTGACGGTGGCCCGCCGGGTCTCGTGGGAGTGGCACGGCGCGCGTCGTGACGTGCCGGTGAGCGACGACGAGCTGAGTTTCCGGGCCGGGGCGGGGGCGGACACCAACGCCCGCACGGCCGAACATTCGCTGATCACGACCGCTTTCACGAGTTTGCCCGAGCGGTGGCGTTCGGTGCTGTGGCAGACCGAGGTAGAAGGCGAGCAGCCGGCGATGGTCGCGCCGCATTTCGGGTTGAGCGCGAACGCGACGGCGGCGCTGGCCAGGCGGGCGCGGCAGGGGTTGCGGGCCGCGTACCTGCAGGCGCATCTGTCGGTGAGCCGCGGGCCGGACTCGTGCCGGTCAGTCGTCGAGAAGCTGGGCGGATTCACCGCGGGCAGCGTCACCGGGGCCGAGGCCCGCCGGATCAAGACCCACCTGATCGGATGCCAGTCCTGCCGGGCGACGCACGACGAGCTACGTGACGTCTGTTCGTCGTTGCGGGCGCACGCCGGGGTGGTGGCGCTGCTGGTGCCGGCCACGGCCGGGGCCCACGCGAGCGGGGCGTTGTCCGGGCTCGCCGCGTCGGTCAAGGGGATTCTGCTCGGGTCGAAGGTGAAGGTCGGTCTGGCGGTGGCGTCGACGGCCGCCGCGGGCGCGGTCGGGATCGTGGCCGGGCCGGCGGTGTTCGGCACGGACGTGACGCACACCTTGGGCCTGTCCGGCGGCGGCCTGCCCGAGCTGGCGCTGCTGCCCGCGCAGGTCGCCCCGCCCGTACAGGGTGAGCCGGTGGAAATTCCGCCGCAGCGGATCGCCGAGACCCGGCTGCACGGCAAGGGCGTCCAGCCGGTCAAGGCCGCGTTGGACCCGAACGGCCGGAACGTCGAGCTCGGAGTGGCCGACCTGCCGGGTCTGCCCGGCGTGGGCACGTCGCGGAAGGAGTTCGGCGGCGGTCACGCCGAGATCGTGCGGCCTCCGGCCGAGCAGACTCCGTCGCAGGAGGAGACCGGGCCGCGGAACGAGGTCCCGGAGACCGGTTCGAACCAGACCACTTCGAAGCGGGACGACGTCCCGCCGGGTGAATCGCTCAAACCGCCCGAGGAGTCGCTGAGCCCGACCACGACGACACCGCGGGACTTGACCGAGCCGCCGGACCCGGACGCCCCCGAGCCGAACGCGCCGGCGCCGGACGTGCCCGAGCCGAACGCACCGGAGTCGACCGACCCGGAGGAGTCCTCTTCGCCGACGACCGGCACCCCCGGAAGTGCGGTCGAGACGCCGTCGGAGGACGAGCCGAACCCGGTGAAGCCGACTTCCCAGTATCCGGAACCCGGCGTCGACCACCCGACCTGCCCATAA
- a CDS encoding DNA-formamidopyrimidine glycosylase family protein encodes MPELPEVEALADHLRAHAVGKTVFRVDVSSLSVLKTATPPWTELHGREVTGAGRFGKHLDLVAGELHLVVHLARAGWLRWSDALSPAPLKPGKGPISLRVHLDTAAGPGFDLTEAGTKKGLAVWIVRDPEKEIASIARLGPDALSLDRTGLEKLFAGRTERLKTALTDQSLIAGIGNAYSDEIMHMARLSPYATTGKLSEGALDGLSEAIREVLTSAVTRSVGQSAARLKGEKRSGLRVHARTGLPCPVCGDTIREISFADKSFQYCPTCQTGGKPLADRRMSRLLK; translated from the coding sequence ATGCCCGAGTTACCCGAGGTCGAAGCGCTCGCTGACCACCTGCGTGCACACGCGGTGGGCAAGACGGTCTTCCGCGTCGACGTGTCGTCCCTCAGTGTGCTGAAGACGGCGACACCGCCGTGGACGGAGTTGCACGGCCGGGAGGTCACCGGGGCAGGCCGCTTCGGCAAGCATCTGGACCTCGTCGCCGGGGAGCTCCATCTGGTCGTCCACCTGGCGAGGGCGGGCTGGCTGCGCTGGTCCGACGCGTTGTCGCCGGCGCCGCTCAAACCCGGCAAGGGGCCGATCTCGCTGCGTGTCCACCTCGACACGGCCGCCGGGCCGGGTTTCGATCTCACCGAGGCCGGCACGAAAAAAGGGCTGGCCGTCTGGATCGTGCGCGACCCGGAGAAGGAGATCGCCAGTATCGCGCGGCTGGGGCCGGACGCGCTTTCGCTGGACCGCACGGGGCTCGAGAAGTTGTTCGCCGGGCGCACCGAACGACTGAAGACGGCGCTGACCGATCAGTCGCTGATCGCCGGGATCGGCAACGCCTACTCCGACGAGATCATGCACATGGCGAGGCTTTCGCCCTACGCCACGACCGGGAAGTTGTCCGAAGGGGCGCTCGACGGGCTCTCGGAGGCGATCCGCGAAGTGCTGACCAGCGCGGTGACGCGGTCGGTCGGCCAGTCCGCGGCCCGGCTCAAGGGGGAGAAGCGGTCCGGGCTGCGGGTGCACGCGCGGACCGGGCTGCCGTGTCCGGTGTGCGGTGACACGATCCGCGAAATCTCCTTCGCGGACAAGTCGTTCCAGTACTGCCCGACCTGCCAGACCGGCGGGAAGCCCCTCGCCGACCGGCGGATGTCGCGCCTGCTCAAGTAG
- a CDS encoding serine hydrolase domain-containing protein, whose protein sequence is MRGSGKVAAGMLAGVLLASGTAAAAGDPVRAAVGDLVGEGGFPGAVVRVRNGEAVSRFGAGYANPVTREVAGPHHRFRIASNTKSFVATVVLQLAGEGVLSLDDPVERRMPGVVRGPGYEPEKITLRMLLNHTSGVHDPLDPHFFDPYLVHGNRAHLITPSEVIRRSLVDRPSFAPGTDVQYSNTGYLLLGKVIEKITRQDVRKEIQRRILDPLGLGQTYFPLWSPFLRGPHLHGYDMSGKDMTVFSPSYDWTAGAMVSTVDDLATFHRALLAGRLLEAAQQAELKRLVPYGEFGSYGAGVETLELPCAEGTKTVWGNTGAGPGFHSVSMSTADGSKQIVLALNVYDLAAESHGGKRVPKPPLLAVKAALC, encoded by the coding sequence ATGCGCGGATCGGGGAAGGTCGCGGCGGGGATGCTGGCGGGGGTCCTGCTGGCGAGCGGGACGGCGGCCGCGGCCGGGGATCCGGTGCGCGCGGCCGTCGGCGACCTGGTCGGCGAAGGGGGATTCCCGGGGGCGGTCGTCCGGGTCCGGAACGGTGAGGCGGTCTCGCGCTTCGGCGCCGGGTACGCGAACCCGGTCACCCGCGAAGTCGCGGGGCCGCACCACCGGTTCCGGATCGCCAGCAACACCAAGTCGTTCGTCGCCACGGTAGTGCTGCAGCTGGCGGGCGAAGGCGTGCTTTCGCTCGACGATCCGGTGGAGCGACGAATGCCCGGTGTCGTACGCGGACCGGGCTACGAGCCCGAAAAGATCACGTTGCGCATGCTGCTGAACCACACCAGCGGCGTGCACGATCCGCTCGATCCGCACTTCTTCGACCCGTACCTCGTCCACGGGAACCGGGCGCACCTCATCACGCCGTCGGAGGTGATCCGGCGCTCGCTCGTCGATCGGCCCTCGTTCGCGCCGGGCACGGACGTGCAGTACTCGAACACCGGATACCTGTTGCTGGGCAAGGTGATCGAGAAGATCACCCGCCAAGACGTCCGTAAGGAGATCCAGCGGCGGATCCTCGATCCGCTCGGCCTCGGACAGACGTACTTCCCGCTGTGGTCACCATTTCTGCGCGGTCCGCATCTGCACGGGTACGACATGAGCGGCAAGGACATGACCGTGTTCAGCCCGTCGTACGACTGGACCGCGGGCGCGATGGTCTCGACCGTCGACGACCTCGCGACGTTCCATCGCGCGTTGCTGGCAGGACGGCTTCTGGAAGCCGCGCAACAGGCCGAGCTCAAGCGGCTCGTGCCGTACGGCGAGTTCGGCTCGTACGGCGCCGGCGTCGAGACACTCGAACTGCCGTGTGCCGAGGGGACGAAGACGGTCTGGGGCAACACCGGTGCCGGACCGGGATTCCACAGCGTCTCGATGAGCACCGCGGACGGCTCGAAGCAGATCGTGCTGGCGTTGAACGTGTACGACCTGGCCGCCGAGTCGCACGGCGGGAAGCGCGTGCCGAAGCCGCCGCTGCTCGCGGTCAAGGCCGCCCTTTGCTGA
- a CDS encoding histidine kinase has protein sequence MDAVSGLQIAQIIPWGVALLLGILVVVLLIKLRRPASIVENAVLQAVHRMSKATPDLREGLDEQVADKITSQLLEMLDCVAVGITDSEGTLLSWDGEANDHYVDLVDAIGNAIRKHRREVVAHDKMPCNHRGTCRMRTAVIVPLIVEGETEAALLVVGRTRGRLVQMADAVAQFVCTQFELARLDESKNQLQQAEIKALRAQISPHFVYNALNTISSLIRTDPEEARELLQDFADFTRYSFRTSGMFTSLAEELRNIDRYLTIENARFGGRLEVRMKIAPEVLSVVVPFLIIQPLVENAVKHGLASKPSGGCVTVIAEDYGAEALISVEDDGIGMEPAKLADLRSQHRTGAHVGLGNINQRMQQVFGRDYALMVETAPGAGMKVTLRVPKFMPGVRPNLPDFSVDSAAVPPQGGPNESSGVSGSRSGVLPS, from the coding sequence ATGGACGCCGTGTCCGGGCTCCAGATCGCGCAGATCATCCCTTGGGGAGTGGCGCTGCTGCTCGGGATCCTCGTCGTCGTCCTGCTGATCAAGCTGCGGCGTCCCGCGAGCATCGTGGAGAACGCCGTCCTGCAGGCCGTCCACCGGATGTCGAAGGCGACACCGGATCTCCGCGAGGGCCTCGACGAGCAGGTCGCCGACAAGATCACCAGCCAGCTGCTGGAGATGCTCGACTGCGTCGCCGTCGGCATCACCGACAGCGAAGGCACGCTGCTGTCCTGGGACGGCGAGGCGAACGATCACTACGTCGACCTCGTCGACGCCATCGGCAACGCGATCCGCAAGCACCGCCGCGAGGTCGTCGCGCACGACAAGATGCCGTGCAATCACCGCGGCACCTGCCGGATGCGGACCGCGGTGATCGTGCCGCTGATCGTCGAGGGCGAAACCGAGGCCGCGCTGCTGGTCGTCGGGCGCACCCGCGGGCGGCTGGTGCAGATGGCCGACGCGGTCGCGCAGTTCGTCTGCACCCAGTTCGAGCTGGCCCGCCTGGACGAATCGAAGAACCAGCTCCAGCAGGCGGAGATCAAGGCGCTGCGCGCGCAGATCTCGCCGCACTTCGTCTACAACGCGCTCAACACCATCTCGTCGCTGATCCGGACGGACCCGGAGGAAGCGCGAGAGCTGCTTCAGGACTTCGCGGACTTCACGCGCTACTCGTTCCGGACGTCGGGCATGTTCACCTCGCTCGCCGAGGAACTGCGGAACATCGACCGGTACCTGACCATCGAGAACGCCCGTTTCGGCGGACGGCTCGAAGTGCGGATGAAGATCGCGCCCGAGGTGCTCTCGGTGGTCGTGCCGTTCCTGATCATCCAGCCGCTGGTGGAGAACGCCGTCAAACACGGCCTCGCGTCGAAGCCGTCCGGCGGTTGCGTCACGGTGATCGCCGAGGACTACGGCGCCGAGGCGCTGATCAGTGTCGAGGACGACGGCATCGGCATGGAGCCCGCCAAACTCGCGGACCTGCGCAGCCAGCACCGCACGGGCGCGCACGTCGGGCTCGGCAACATCAACCAGCGGATGCAGCAGGTGTTCGGCCGCGACTACGCGCTCATGGTCGAGACGGCGCCCGGCGCCGGCATGAAGGTGACCCTGCGCGTGCCGAAGTTCATGCCCGGTGTGCGGCCGAACCTGCCGGACTTCTCCGTCGACAGCGCCGCCGTCCCGCCCCAGGGCGGCCCGAACGAGTCCAGCGGGGTGAGCGGTTCGCGCAGCGGCGTGCTGCCGTCGTGA
- a CDS encoding S49 family peptidase: MSVADKLTSRLPMIGDRGERKDIVAVVKLHGVITPTPSPLARGAINLATIESALTRAFGHERLKAVALQINSPGGAPTQSGLVAERIRQLADEKNVPVLAFAEDVAASGGYWLACAADEIYAHRTSMVGSIGVISGGFGFTGLLERFGIERRLHTAGANKARLDPFSPEKPEDVEWLKKMHGQLHELFVDWVTERRGDRLAGSEDLFTGDVWLGARAVELGLVDGVGSLRQVLTERYPDAEIAIAEPKKPLLARLGIGAPAAASALLDAVQSKAAWSRFGL; encoded by the coding sequence ATGAGCGTTGCGGACAAGCTGACCTCCCGTCTCCCGATGATCGGCGATCGGGGTGAACGCAAGGACATCGTCGCCGTGGTGAAGCTGCACGGGGTGATCACGCCGACCCCGTCGCCGCTGGCCAGGGGTGCGATCAACCTCGCCACCATCGAATCGGCGCTGACGCGTGCGTTCGGGCACGAGCGGTTGAAGGCCGTCGCGCTGCAGATCAACTCGCCGGGTGGCGCGCCGACGCAGTCGGGCCTGGTCGCCGAGCGGATCCGTCAGCTCGCCGACGAGAAGAACGTGCCGGTGCTGGCCTTCGCCGAGGACGTCGCCGCGTCCGGTGGGTACTGGCTGGCCTGCGCGGCCGACGAGATCTACGCGCACCGGACGTCGATGGTCGGTTCCATCGGCGTGATCAGCGGCGGCTTCGGCTTCACCGGTCTGCTGGAACGGTTCGGCATCGAGCGGCGGCTGCACACCGCGGGCGCGAACAAGGCCCGGCTCGACCCGTTCAGCCCGGAGAAGCCGGAAGACGTCGAGTGGCTGAAGAAGATGCACGGCCAGCTCCACGAACTGTTCGTCGACTGGGTCACCGAACGTCGTGGCGACCGGCTGGCCGGCTCCGAAGACCTGTTCACCGGTGATGTCTGGTTGGGTGCCCGCGCGGTCGAGCTCGGTCTCGTCGACGGCGTCGGCAGCCTCCGCCAGGTGCTCACCGAGCGGTACCCGGACGCCGAGATCGCGATCGCCGAACCGAAGAAGCCGCTGCTGGCGCGGTTGGGCATCGGCGCCCCGGCAGCGGCGAGCGCACTGCTGGACGCCGTCCAGTCCAAGGCCGCCTGGAGCCGCTTCGGTCTCTGA
- a CDS encoding LytTR family DNA-binding domain-containing protein, producing MRLTVSAHDDTRKLIVLAVDDEPKGLDELVHCLRNSPHVALVYPAIDASEALRLLSADDPRLADRKTRGLPIVDAVFADIDMPGLSGMEMSRVFAALRPSPALVFVTGHAEEAVNAFDLGALDYVLKPYQQDRLDRAITRVMDKLAANAAPKFGQEGGPGQVKNDDEVIPVELAGTTKLIPRSSVRWVEAQGDYARLFTNDGSHLVRIPLAQLEERWEKAGFVRIHRSFLVSLPLITELRMGQGGYQVVIGNEEKVLPVSRRHTRALKDRLVGANRST from the coding sequence ATGCGTCTCACTGTGAGTGCTCACGATGACACCCGGAAGCTCATTGTCCTGGCGGTGGACGATGAGCCCAAAGGGCTAGACGAACTCGTCCACTGTCTCCGGAACAGCCCGCACGTCGCCCTGGTCTATCCGGCGATCGACGCTTCGGAGGCGCTGCGCCTGCTGTCCGCGGACGATCCGAGGCTGGCCGACCGCAAGACGCGGGGCCTGCCGATCGTGGACGCGGTGTTCGCCGACATCGACATGCCAGGGCTGTCCGGGATGGAGATGTCCCGCGTGTTCGCCGCGCTGCGCCCGTCGCCCGCGCTGGTGTTCGTGACAGGGCACGCAGAAGAGGCGGTCAACGCCTTCGACCTCGGTGCGCTCGACTACGTGCTCAAGCCGTACCAGCAGGATCGGCTCGACCGCGCGATCACCCGCGTGATGGACAAACTGGCCGCCAACGCCGCGCCGAAGTTCGGCCAGGAAGGCGGGCCGGGGCAGGTCAAGAACGACGACGAGGTCATCCCCGTCGAGCTCGCGGGCACCACGAAGCTGATCCCGCGGTCCTCGGTCCGCTGGGTCGAGGCGCAGGGCGATTACGCCCGGTTGTTCACCAACGACGGCAGCCACCTGGTCCGCATTCCACTCGCGCAGCTCGAGGAACGCTGGGAGAAGGCGGGGTTCGTCCGGATCCACCGGTCGTTCCTGGTCTCGCTGCCGCTGATCACCGAACTGCGCATGGGCCAGGGCGGCTACCAGGTCGTGATCGGTAACGAGGAGAAGGTGCTGCCGGTGAGCCGCCGCCACACGCGCGCGCTCAAGGACAGGCTGGTCGGCGCCAACCGGTCGACGTGA
- a CDS encoding cation acetate symporter — protein MTLPLAGIVLVAVLTFYLGHRSSRSAVSTHDFLVARRTVRSRRNAAAISGEYLSAASFMGVAGIVLKDGADALWFPIGFTAGYLALMLFVAAPLRRSGAYTLPDFVEMRLGSTMLRRVSTAFVVFIGILYMVPQLQGAGLTLATILPVPAWAGAILVTCVVGFNVIAGGMRAITVVQAFQYWLKLFAIAVPTFILCIVFLGAGAPGSARPLGQPAPPTFLENTTVSVQADVTLKVTSVTVLEAYGEVEGARANGFAVWTPEAGHKVAKDTTLKFTAGTPVPVVSDAPASNGDWLRPGSGGLTDLLQVYSLILATFLGTMGLPHVLVRFYTNPDGKAARRTTVHVLLLLGLFYLFPTLLGALSRMYVPELLVTGKTDAAVLLLPSAVLPGLGGQILGAVTAAGAFAAFLSSSSGLLVSVAGVVSTDVLPGRVRDFRVATAIVAFIPFVLAVLLPSEDLSLSVGMSFALAASTFSPLLLLGVWWRKLSWPGALAGMLVGGGLVLTALVVNIVSKYTGGWAPWFSNQPALITVPAAFLTTYVVSRATGYGRPDDVHGVMLRLHAPDPLGFMRDRAVARFGQAGEDTAKTQKTGKGRHRK, from the coding sequence ATGACACTGCCCTTGGCCGGCATCGTGCTGGTGGCGGTCCTGACCTTCTACCTGGGGCATCGTTCCTCGAGGTCGGCCGTCAGCACGCACGATTTCCTCGTCGCGCGGCGCACCGTGCGGTCCCGCCGCAACGCCGCCGCGATCTCCGGCGAGTACCTGTCCGCCGCGTCGTTCATGGGTGTCGCCGGCATCGTGCTCAAGGACGGCGCCGACGCGCTGTGGTTCCCGATCGGGTTCACCGCGGGCTATCTCGCGCTGATGCTGTTCGTCGCCGCGCCGTTGCGGCGGTCCGGCGCCTACACGCTGCCGGACTTCGTCGAGATGCGGCTGGGTTCGACGATGCTGCGCCGGGTCTCGACGGCCTTCGTGGTGTTCATCGGAATCCTTTACATGGTCCCGCAGTTGCAGGGCGCCGGGCTGACGCTGGCGACGATCCTGCCGGTGCCCGCGTGGGCGGGTGCGATCCTCGTGACCTGTGTGGTCGGCTTCAACGTGATCGCGGGCGGGATGCGCGCCATCACCGTCGTCCAGGCCTTCCAGTACTGGCTGAAACTGTTCGCCATCGCGGTGCCGACGTTCATCCTGTGCATCGTGTTCCTCGGCGCCGGCGCGCCGGGCAGCGCACGTCCGCTGGGGCAGCCCGCCCCGCCGACCTTCCTCGAGAACACCACGGTCTCGGTGCAGGCCGACGTCACGCTGAAGGTCACCTCGGTGACCGTGCTCGAGGCGTACGGGGAGGTGGAAGGCGCGCGCGCCAACGGTTTCGCGGTGTGGACGCCGGAGGCCGGGCACAAGGTCGCGAAGGACACGACGCTGAAGTTCACCGCGGGCACGCCGGTCCCGGTGGTCAGTGACGCGCCCGCGTCCAACGGAGACTGGCTCCGCCCGGGTTCGGGCGGTCTCACCGATCTGCTGCAGGTCTATTCGCTGATCCTCGCGACCTTCCTCGGCACCATGGGCCTGCCGCACGTCCTGGTCCGCTTCTACACCAACCCCGACGGGAAGGCCGCGCGTCGCACCACGGTGCACGTCCTGCTGCTGCTCGGGCTGTTCTACCTGTTCCCGACGCTGCTGGGCGCGCTGTCCCGGATGTACGTCCCGGAACTGCTGGTGACCGGGAAGACCGACGCCGCCGTCCTGCTGTTGCCGTCCGCGGTCCTCCCCGGCCTCGGGGGGCAGATCCTCGGCGCGGTGACCGCGGCAGGCGCGTTCGCGGCGTTCCTGTCCAGTTCGTCCGGGTTGCTGGTGAGTGTGGCCGGGGTCGTGTCCACCGACGTCCTGCCCGGCCGCGTCCGCGATTTCCGCGTGGCGACGGCGATCGTGGCGTTCATCCCGTTCGTGCTGGCGGTGCTGCTGCCGTCGGAGGACCTGTCGCTTTCGGTCGGGATGTCGTTCGCGCTGGCCGCGTCGACGTTCAGTCCGCTGCTGCTGCTCGGCGTCTGGTGGCGGAAACTCAGCTGGCCCGGCGCGCTGGCCGGCATGCTCGTCGGCGGCGGGCTGGTGCTGACCGCGCTGGTGGTCAACATCGTCAGCAAGTACACCGGCGGCTGGGCGCCGTGGTTCTCGAACCAGCCCGCGCTGATCACCGTGCCCGCGGCGTTCCTGACCACCTATGTGGTGAGCCGCGCGACCGGCTACGGGCGGCCGGACGACGTCCACGGCGTGATGCTGCGGCTGCACGCGCCCGATCCGCTCGGCTTCATGCGCGATCGCGCGGTCGCCCGGTTCGGCCAAGCCGGGGAGGACACAGCGAAGACACAGAAGACCGGTAAAGGCCGTCACCGGAAGTAA